The Variovorax paradoxus B4 genome includes a region encoding these proteins:
- a CDS encoding LysR family transcriptional regulator, with product MNVRFLEAFVWVAKLGSFKAAAEKMHTTQAGISSRIATLEEQFGVRLFDREHRGVMLTYQGTELLPHAERMIEMQARMVAAMGQADAFSGMLRIGVIETVAHTWLPDLFSRFAEKYPNATLELISDITPRLRDDLLRGTLDCAILSEEITPGFIDNRRIANLAMRWVTSPSLALKFPSRRLLSFADIATQPIISFNRESSVYRNIAQNASGCTNLRVSYFSSLGAMIDLARTGFGTALLPLAVIQQDLLHGKLVVLDVDPVPIALPLVASMRLEPASPLAEALVGMAQTSCDQFIATCQGDVLAP from the coding sequence ATGAACGTGCGTTTTCTCGAAGCCTTCGTCTGGGTCGCCAAGCTGGGCAGCTTCAAGGCGGCCGCCGAGAAGATGCACACCACGCAGGCCGGCATCTCCAGCCGCATCGCCACGCTGGAAGAGCAGTTCGGCGTGCGCCTGTTCGACCGCGAGCACCGCGGCGTGATGCTCACCTACCAGGGCACCGAGCTCCTGCCCCATGCCGAACGCATGATCGAGATGCAGGCGCGCATGGTTGCGGCCATGGGCCAGGCCGATGCCTTCTCGGGCATGCTGCGCATCGGCGTGATCGAGACGGTGGCCCACACCTGGCTGCCCGACCTGTTCTCGCGCTTTGCCGAGAAATACCCCAACGCCACGCTGGAGCTGATCTCCGACATCACGCCGAGGCTGCGCGACGACCTGCTGCGCGGCACGCTCGACTGCGCCATCCTGTCGGAAGAGATCACGCCGGGCTTCATCGACAACCGGCGCATTGCCAACCTCGCGATGCGCTGGGTCACGAGCCCGTCGCTCGCGCTCAAGTTCCCGTCGCGCAGGCTGCTGTCCTTTGCCGACATCGCCACGCAGCCCATCATCTCGTTCAACCGCGAATCGAGCGTCTACCGCAACATCGCCCAGAACGCGAGCGGCTGCACCAACCTGCGCGTGAGCTACTTCTCGTCGCTGGGGGCGATGATCGACCTGGCGCGCACGGGCTTCGGCACGGCGCTGCTGCCATTGGCCGTGATCCAGCAGGACCTGCTGCACGGCAAGCTGGTGGTGCTGGACGTCGACCCGGTGCCCATTGCGCTGCCGCTGGTCGCGAGCATGCGGCTGGAGCCGGCGTCGCCCTTGGCCGAGGCGCTGGTCGGCATGGCACAGACATCGTGCGATCAGTTCATCGCCACCTGCCAGGGCGACGTGCTCGCGCCCTGA
- a CDS encoding LysR family transcriptional regulator encodes MKYPDFQIDWLRVLVAVVDAGSLSAAAPLVHRSQSAVSMQIKKLENALGQAVLLRGPRHLEVTPAGAQLLVYARRMLELQSETQNAMFGPELAGRVRLGVPDDYASTYLTPVLRSFAGRYKGVEIELTCEQSTSLIPKVTRGELDLALVSRDKPQRGQLLFQEPLVWVGTAQHEAWRRNPLPIAVYEAGSMARTAALSSLAARRRAYRIVYHSSSLAGQLAAVESGLAVAVFTRCSVPAHLQILQNLPTGFDLPKLKSMDVAALRSKVSLRSPAVDAMYEQMVRTLSPA; translated from the coding sequence ATGAAATATCCCGATTTCCAGATCGACTGGCTGCGCGTCCTGGTGGCAGTGGTGGATGCCGGCTCGCTGTCGGCCGCGGCGCCCCTGGTCCACCGCTCCCAGTCCGCGGTGAGCATGCAGATCAAGAAGCTGGAGAACGCGCTCGGCCAGGCCGTGCTGCTGCGCGGCCCGCGGCACCTGGAAGTGACGCCGGCGGGCGCGCAACTGCTGGTCTATGCGCGCCGCATGCTCGAACTGCAGTCGGAAACGCAGAACGCGATGTTCGGACCGGAACTGGCCGGCCGCGTGCGGCTCGGCGTGCCGGACGACTATGCCTCCACCTACCTGACGCCGGTGCTGCGCAGCTTTGCCGGCCGCTACAAGGGCGTGGAGATCGAGCTGACCTGCGAGCAGTCGACCTCCCTCATCCCCAAGGTCACGCGGGGCGAGCTCGACCTGGCACTTGTGTCCCGCGACAAGCCGCAACGCGGACAGCTCCTGTTCCAGGAACCGCTGGTGTGGGTGGGCACGGCGCAGCATGAAGCCTGGCGCCGCAATCCATTGCCGATTGCGGTCTACGAAGCGGGCAGCATGGCCCGAACTGCCGCGCTCTCGAGCCTGGCTGCCAGGCGGCGCGCCTATCGCATCGTCTATCACAGCTCCAGCCTCGCCGGCCAGCTGGCGGCCGTGGAGAGCGGCCTGGCCGTGGCCGTGTTCACGCGCTGCAGCGTTCCGGCCCACCTGCAGATACTGCAGAACCTGCCCACCGGCTTCGATCTGCCCAAACTCAAGTCGATGGATGTGGCGGCGCTGCGCAGCAAGGTGTCGCTGCGCTCGCCTGCGGTGGATGCCATGTACGAGCAGATGGTGCGGACCTTGAGCCCGGCATAG
- a CDS encoding DMT family transporter, which produces MQKKAVQVHPVFAAARPSNRESTGQWLLVAGGMLLGTIGVFVEEAHQHPLVTVLFRCAFGALALLAWGLATGRMNELRLRGKSWWIACATGCLMVVNWTLFFAAIPRISIAVATIVFHIQPVWIILFGALVLREAVSPRQWAATLAALCGLALTTGLVGDMASVASWGSDYALGLLMCLGGSLCYAAVTILANTEKTITSYALAWWQCVTGVVVLAWVPFVFGWPDSASAWAWLAGLGVLHTGLAYAILFAGMARLPLGKIAVLQFVYPLTAVLVDWGVYGRTLDAVQVAGVAVMALALWTIKKPKRDAAGSAPHQSSIR; this is translated from the coding sequence ATGCAAAAGAAGGCAGTTCAGGTGCACCCCGTGTTCGCAGCGGCGCGGCCATCCAACCGCGAAAGCACGGGGCAATGGCTGCTGGTTGCCGGCGGCATGCTGCTCGGCACGATCGGTGTCTTCGTGGAAGAAGCGCACCAGCATCCGCTGGTCACCGTCCTCTTTCGCTGCGCCTTCGGTGCATTGGCCTTGCTCGCATGGGGCTTGGCCACCGGGCGAATGAACGAGCTGCGGCTGCGCGGCAAGAGCTGGTGGATCGCTTGCGCGACGGGCTGCCTGATGGTCGTGAACTGGACGCTGTTCTTCGCGGCCATCCCGCGCATCTCGATTGCGGTGGCCACCATTGTTTTCCACATCCAGCCGGTGTGGATCATTCTCTTTGGCGCACTGGTCCTGCGCGAAGCCGTGTCGCCGCGCCAGTGGGCTGCCACCCTGGCCGCGCTGTGCGGGCTGGCGCTGACGACCGGCCTGGTCGGCGACATGGCATCGGTGGCCTCATGGGGCAGCGACTACGCGCTCGGCCTGCTCATGTGCCTGGGCGGCTCGCTGTGCTATGCCGCGGTGACCATCCTCGCCAATACGGAAAAAACCATCACGTCCTACGCGCTGGCCTGGTGGCAGTGCGTGACCGGGGTCGTCGTGCTGGCGTGGGTGCCTTTTGTGTTCGGCTGGCCGGATTCGGCCTCGGCCTGGGCGTGGCTCGCAGGACTGGGCGTGCTGCACACCGGCCTGGCCTACGCCATTCTTTTCGCGGGCATGGCCCGGCTTCCCCTTGGGAAAATCGCCGTTCTGCAGTTCGTGTACCCGCTGACCGCCGTGCTGGTGGACTGGGGCGTGTACGGCCGGACCTTGGATGCCGTCCAGGTTGCGGGCGTTGCCGTGATGGCCCTTGCGCTGTGGACGATCAAGAAACCGAAGCGCGATGCGGCTGGTTCGGCGCCGCATCAAAGCTCCATCCGATAG
- a CDS encoding response regulator, whose amino-acid sequence MNTPQAHILIVEDEPRLAAVLGDYLGTAGHTHHWVADGALAMPAFHEQRPDLVLLDLMLPGRDGMDICRELRRHSTVPVIMITARVEEIDRLLGLEIGADDYVCKPFSPREVIARVGAVLRRYRQGPDAAPTGTVLTLDAETYRASLNGRLLDLTPGEFRLLGVLYGSQGRVYSREQLLNRIYDDQRAVTDRAVDSHIKNLRRKLVEAGGEDDWIKSIYGVGYRMEL is encoded by the coding sequence ATGAACACTCCGCAAGCACACATCCTGATCGTCGAGGACGAGCCCCGGCTGGCCGCCGTGCTGGGCGACTATCTCGGCACCGCCGGCCATACGCACCATTGGGTGGCCGACGGCGCGCTGGCCATGCCCGCCTTCCACGAGCAGCGGCCCGACCTGGTCCTGCTGGACCTCATGCTGCCCGGCCGCGACGGCATGGACATCTGCCGCGAACTGCGCCGCCACAGCACGGTGCCGGTGATCATGATCACGGCGCGTGTCGAGGAGATCGATCGGCTGCTGGGCCTGGAGATCGGCGCCGACGACTACGTCTGCAAGCCTTTCAGCCCCCGCGAGGTGATCGCGCGCGTGGGTGCCGTGTTGCGCCGCTATCGCCAGGGGCCCGACGCCGCCCCGACGGGAACCGTGCTGACGCTCGATGCAGAAACATACCGCGCAAGCCTCAATGGCCGCTTGCTGGATCTCACGCCCGGGGAGTTTCGCCTGCTCGGCGTGTTGTATGGATCGCAGGGGCGGGTGTATTCGCGCGAGCAGCTTCTCAACCGCATCTACGACGACCAGCGTGCCGTCACCGACCGCGCCGTTGACAGCCACATCAAGAACCTACGCCGCAAGCTCGTCGAGGCCGGGGGAGAGGACGACTGGATCAAGTCGATCTATGGCGTGGGCTATCGGATGGAGCTTTGA
- the baeS gene encoding sensor histidine kinase efflux regulator BaeS, with protein MRVGITAKLFLAVLVACAAVLVVQGVAMRISFERGFLGYLNGQANERMEEIVPRLAAGFGKHGNWDFLRTDFRAWMDLAVSRTADTAAPPRLTSSDQTGVILRMGVLDAELRHVAGNPQVAADSIRLPVVVDGRTVGWIATVPFEKVLASGESRFLEQQFAALRMIVLASLAVAALLTFVLARALLGRVRGMAGATHRLAAGDYASRVEVGANDELGTLARDFNQLAQTLEHTERARRTFMADISHELRTPLAVLRAELEAIQDGIRPPSASTLEAMNQEIGQLGKLIDDLHDLSLTDVGAMAYRRAPLDLVTVLQAAQGGMQRRFEAAGLQLEVSIAPPPLSISGDEARLQQLFGNLLENSLRYTDKGGIVRLRCHRRDAVASISIEDSAPGVPEDKLEKLFERFYRLEASRNRASGGSGLGLAICRNIVEAHDGKIAAEPSPLGGLRIHIELPLAAP; from the coding sequence ATGAGAGTCGGCATCACAGCCAAGCTCTTTCTCGCCGTGCTGGTGGCCTGCGCCGCGGTGCTGGTCGTGCAGGGCGTCGCCATGCGCATCAGCTTCGAGCGTGGCTTCCTGGGCTACCTGAACGGGCAGGCCAACGAGCGCATGGAAGAGATCGTGCCGCGCCTCGCGGCGGGCTTCGGCAAGCACGGCAACTGGGACTTCCTGCGCACGGACTTCAGGGCATGGATGGACCTCGCGGTGTCGCGCACCGCAGACACGGCCGCGCCGCCCCGGCTGACCTCTTCCGACCAGACCGGCGTGATCCTGCGCATGGGCGTGCTGGACGCCGAGTTGCGGCACGTCGCCGGCAACCCCCAGGTGGCGGCCGATTCCATCCGCCTGCCCGTGGTGGTGGACGGCCGCACCGTGGGCTGGATCGCGACGGTGCCCTTCGAGAAGGTGCTCGCAAGCGGCGAGTCCCGCTTTCTCGAGCAGCAATTCGCAGCGCTTCGGATGATCGTCCTGGCCTCGCTCGCCGTGGCGGCCCTGCTGACCTTCGTGCTCGCGCGGGCGTTGCTGGGGCGCGTGCGCGGCATGGCCGGTGCCACCCACAGGCTCGCGGCCGGCGACTATGCCTCGCGCGTGGAGGTCGGCGCCAACGACGAATTGGGAACGCTCGCGCGGGACTTCAACCAGCTCGCGCAGACGCTGGAGCACACCGAGCGCGCGCGGCGCACCTTCATGGCGGACATCTCGCATGAATTGCGCACGCCGCTCGCGGTCCTGCGCGCGGAGCTGGAAGCCATCCAGGACGGCATCCGGCCACCGAGCGCCTCCACGCTGGAGGCCATGAACCAGGAGATCGGCCAGCTGGGCAAGCTGATCGACGACCTGCACGACCTGTCGTTGACGGACGTCGGCGCGATGGCCTACCGGCGCGCGCCGCTCGATCTCGTGACCGTGCTGCAGGCCGCACAGGGCGGCATGCAGCGGCGCTTCGAGGCGGCCGGCCTGCAGCTCGAGGTGTCGATCGCACCGCCGCCGCTGTCGATCAGCGGCGACGAGGCGCGCCTGCAGCAGCTGTTCGGAAACCTGCTGGAGAACTCGCTGCGCTACACGGACAAGGGCGGTATCGTGCGGCTGCGCTGCCATCGCCGTGACGCAGTGGCGAGCATTTCGATCGAAGACAGTGCCCCCGGGGTGCCCGAAGACAAGCTGGAAAAACTGTTCGAGCGCTTCTACCGCCTGGAGGCCTCGCGCAACCGCGCCAGCGGCGGCAGCGGCCTGGGCCTGGCGATCTGCCGCAACATCGTCGAGGCGCACGATGGCAAGATCGCCGCCGAGCCATCGCCCCTGGGCGGACTTCGCATCCACATCGAACTGCCGCTGGCCGCACCATGA
- a CDS encoding efflux RND transporter periplasmic adaptor subunit: MTRFDSSCSLRIPVSAAALAIVLALTACSRQQPPFAMPQAEVTAITVKPESLAIDSELPGRTSAYQSSDVRPQVGGILRKRLFSEGADVKAGQVLYEIDPATYQAAYDTASGDLAKAEASVISARPKAERYRSLVALDAVSKQSGDEALAALREAQASVIAAKASLQSAKINLNYTRIAAPISGRIGTSTSTPGALVTADQSAALATINQLDPILVDVTQSSAQLLQLRRQLDAGALKAVAGKAQVRIVLEDGSTYAHAGTLEFVGASVDKTTGNVQLRAIVPNPGKLLLPGMYVKAVLSMATNEQALLIPQQSVSRNAKGEAVALVVGEDAKVQQRVVELGQAVGDRWSVRSGLKAGEKVVVEGGQKVKAGDSVKVADSRAAQQTAIPPNAAAPSGKPPAN, translated from the coding sequence ATGACTCGCTTCGACTCCTCCTGTTCGCTCCGGATTCCCGTGTCTGCGGCGGCGCTGGCCATCGTGCTCGCGCTGACCGCCTGTTCGCGACAACAGCCACCGTTCGCGATGCCGCAGGCCGAAGTCACCGCCATCACCGTCAAGCCCGAATCCCTTGCGATCGACAGCGAATTGCCGGGCCGCACCAGTGCCTACCAGAGCTCCGACGTGCGCCCGCAAGTGGGTGGCATCCTGCGCAAGCGCCTGTTCAGCGAAGGCGCGGACGTGAAAGCCGGCCAGGTTCTCTACGAGATCGATCCCGCAACCTACCAGGCTGCCTACGACACGGCCAGCGGCGACCTGGCGAAAGCCGAGGCATCGGTCATCTCGGCGCGCCCCAAGGCCGAGCGCTACCGCAGCCTGGTGGCACTGGATGCCGTCAGCAAGCAGTCCGGCGACGAGGCCCTGGCGGCCCTGCGCGAGGCGCAGGCTTCCGTGATCGCGGCGAAGGCCTCGCTGCAAAGCGCGAAGATCAACCTGAACTACACGCGGATCGCCGCGCCGATCTCGGGCCGCATCGGCACCTCCACGTCCACACCGGGCGCGCTGGTCACCGCCGACCAGAGCGCGGCGCTGGCAACCATCAACCAGCTCGACCCGATCCTCGTCGACGTGACGCAGTCCAGCGCGCAGCTGCTGCAGCTGCGCCGGCAGCTGGACGCCGGTGCGCTGAAAGCCGTCGCCGGCAAGGCGCAGGTGCGCATCGTGCTGGAGGACGGCAGCACCTATGCGCATGCCGGCACGCTGGAGTTCGTCGGCGCTTCGGTCGACAAGACCACGGGCAACGTGCAGCTGCGCGCGATCGTTCCCAACCCCGGGAAGCTCCTGCTGCCGGGCATGTACGTGAAGGCCGTCCTGTCGATGGCGACCAACGAGCAGGCCCTGCTGATTCCGCAGCAGAGCGTGTCGCGCAATGCCAAGGGTGAGGCCGTCGCGCTGGTGGTCGGCGAGGACGCGAAGGTGCAGCAGCGCGTGGTGGAGCTCGGCCAGGCGGTGGGCGACCGGTGGTCGGTTCGCTCCGGGCTGAAGGCCGGCGAAAAGGTGGTGGTCGAGGGCGGCCAGAAGGTGAAGGCCGGCGACAGCGTCAAGGTGGCCGACAGCCGCGCGGCGCAGCAGACAGCGATCCCCCCCAACGCGGCTGCGCCCTCCGGCAAGCCGCCGGCGAACTGA
- a CDS encoding efflux RND transporter permease subunit, with product MARFFIDRPIFAWVIAIVITLAGAISIFNLSLEQYPDIAPPTISVNATYTGASAETVQNSVTQIIEQQMTGLDNLLYMSSSSSSAGTASLTLTFKSGTDADTAQVQVQNKVAQAESMLPEAVKSQGVTVRKSGSGSMFMVLAFTSEDGSMSATDIADYMVSTLKDPISRVNGVGNANVFGSQYSMRIWLDPEKLHAYALMPSDITSAISAQNADVSSGALGDLPAVDGQQLNATVTSRSKLKSVDQFEAIVLKSDTSGATVYLRDVARVELGSENYSSAAKFNGKPAAGMGLQLATGANALNVAKAVEARLGELQPYFPAGLRYKVAYDTTPFVRISIQEVVQTLLEAIVLVVLIMYLFLQNWRATLVPVIAVPVVLMGTFGVLSLLGYSINTLTMFGMVLAIGLLVDDAIVVVENVERMMSEEGLSPREATRKSMGQITGALVGIALVLTAVFVPMAFFGGATGKIYRQFSVTIAASMILSVIVALTLSPALCATLLKPVEKGGHASDRGPLGRFFAWFNNRFDRGAERYRHGVSQVLGRRKLGGLAYLVAVAVMGLLFWLLPTSFLPEEDQGMLMVMYSAPPGATQQRTLQSMDKVTEFVLQQPEVEGIFAVAGFSFAGSSQNAGMGFIKLKDWSQRSASAQQVAMRITGAMMGSMRDAQVFAMTPPAISSLGTSSGFTLQLQDLAGRGHEALAESRRELLARAASNPKLSAVRYNSLEDATTFQVSMDDRKAGAFGLSASDINSTLSTIMGGSYVNDFLNGGRVKKVYVQGEASARMLPQDIERWHVRNASGDMVSFSSFSSFSSSRWGVAPQVLRRFNGAESMEITGSAASGVSSGEAMAEIASLVKQLPGGFGSSWSDMSYQEQAAGSQTWLLYAASLVFVFLCLAALYESWSIPISVMLAVPVGIVGALLATWLRGLSNDIYFQVGLLATMGLAAKNGILIVEFAKELEAKGVSLVEATLQAARLRLRPILMTSLAFMLGVLPMVIGSGAGSGGRHSLGTGVLGGTLFSTAFGIFFVPLFYVAVRSLFPGRRDAAARAQEVEA from the coding sequence ATGGCTCGCTTCTTCATCGACCGTCCCATCTTTGCGTGGGTGATCGCCATCGTCATCACCCTGGCCGGCGCCATCTCGATCTTCAATCTGTCGCTGGAGCAGTACCCCGACATCGCGCCGCCGACGATCTCCGTCAATGCGACCTACACGGGCGCTTCGGCCGAAACGGTGCAGAACTCGGTCACGCAGATCATCGAGCAGCAGATGACCGGCCTGGACAATCTGCTGTACATGTCTTCGAGCAGCAGCTCGGCGGGCACCGCCTCCCTGACGCTGACCTTCAAGTCGGGAACCGATGCGGACACGGCGCAGGTCCAGGTGCAGAACAAGGTCGCGCAGGCGGAGTCCATGCTGCCAGAAGCGGTGAAGAGCCAGGGCGTGACGGTGAGGAAGTCCGGCAGCGGCAGCATGTTCATGGTGCTGGCGTTCACCTCGGAAGACGGCAGCATGAGCGCCACCGACATTGCCGACTACATGGTGTCCACGCTGAAGGATCCCATCAGCCGCGTCAACGGCGTCGGCAATGCCAACGTCTTCGGCTCCCAGTACTCGATGCGCATCTGGCTGGATCCGGAAAAGCTGCACGCCTACGCGCTGATGCCCTCGGACATCACGAGCGCCATCTCCGCGCAGAACGCGGACGTCTCGTCCGGGGCGCTCGGCGACCTCCCGGCGGTCGACGGCCAGCAGCTCAATGCCACGGTCACGTCGCGCAGCAAGCTCAAGAGCGTCGACCAGTTCGAAGCGATCGTGCTCAAGTCCGATACGAGCGGCGCCACCGTCTACCTGCGCGACGTGGCGCGCGTGGAGCTCGGCTCGGAGAACTATTCGTCCGCCGCCAAGTTCAACGGCAAACCGGCGGCAGGCATGGGCCTGCAGCTGGCCACGGGCGCCAATGCGCTGAACGTGGCCAAGGCGGTCGAAGCCAGGCTGGGCGAGCTTCAGCCGTATTTCCCCGCCGGCCTGCGCTACAAGGTGGCCTACGACACCACGCCCTTCGTGCGCATCTCGATCCAGGAAGTCGTCCAGACCCTGCTCGAGGCCATCGTGCTCGTGGTGCTGATCATGTATCTGTTCCTGCAGAACTGGCGCGCGACGCTGGTGCCGGTCATTGCCGTGCCGGTGGTGCTGATGGGCACCTTCGGCGTGCTGTCGCTGCTCGGATATTCGATCAACACGCTGACCATGTTCGGCATGGTGCTGGCCATCGGCCTCCTGGTGGACGATGCCATCGTCGTGGTGGAGAACGTCGAGCGGATGATGTCCGAGGAAGGGCTGTCGCCGCGGGAGGCCACGCGCAAGTCGATGGGGCAGATCACCGGCGCGCTGGTGGGCATTGCACTGGTGCTGACCGCGGTGTTCGTGCCGATGGCCTTCTTCGGCGGCGCAACGGGGAAGATCTATCGCCAGTTCTCGGTCACCATCGCGGCGTCGATGATCCTTTCGGTGATTGTCGCGCTGACCCTGAGCCCGGCACTGTGCGCCACGCTGCTCAAGCCCGTCGAGAAGGGCGGCCATGCGTCCGATCGCGGGCCGCTGGGCCGCTTCTTCGCGTGGTTCAACAACCGCTTCGATCGCGGGGCCGAGCGCTACCGGCACGGCGTGTCGCAGGTGCTGGGGCGCCGCAAGCTCGGCGGCCTCGCCTACCTTGTCGCGGTCGCCGTGATGGGACTGTTGTTCTGGCTCTTGCCTACTTCCTTCCTGCCGGAGGAAGACCAGGGCATGCTGATGGTGATGTACAGCGCACCGCCCGGTGCCACGCAGCAGCGCACGCTGCAGTCGATGGACAAGGTGACGGAGTTCGTGCTCCAGCAGCCGGAGGTCGAGGGCATCTTCGCGGTGGCCGGCTTCAGCTTCGCGGGCAGCAGCCAGAACGCCGGCATGGGCTTCATCAAGCTCAAGGACTGGAGCCAGCGCAGCGCCTCCGCGCAGCAGGTTGCCATGCGGATCACGGGGGCGATGATGGGGTCCATGCGCGATGCGCAGGTCTTTGCCATGACACCGCCGGCGATCAGCAGCCTGGGCACGAGTTCCGGCTTCACGCTGCAGTTGCAGGATCTGGCGGGCCGCGGCCACGAGGCCCTGGCCGAGTCCCGCCGCGAGCTCCTCGCGCGAGCCGCCAGCAACCCGAAGCTCAGCGCCGTGCGCTACAACAGCCTGGAAGACGCGACCACCTTCCAGGTCTCGATGGACGACCGGAAGGCCGGTGCATTCGGCCTTTCCGCATCCGACATCAACAGCACGCTGTCGACCATCATGGGCGGCAGCTACGTCAACGATTTTCTCAATGGCGGCCGCGTGAAGAAGGTCTATGTGCAGGGCGAGGCATCCGCACGCATGCTGCCGCAGGACATCGAGCGATGGCACGTGCGCAACGCCAGCGGCGACATGGTGTCGTTCTCGAGCTTCTCGAGCTTCTCGAGCAGCCGGTGGGGCGTTGCGCCGCAGGTGCTGCGGCGCTTCAACGGCGCCGAGTCGATGGAAATCACCGGCAGCGCCGCAAGCGGCGTGAGCTCCGGCGAAGCCATGGCGGAGATCGCCAGCCTGGTCAAGCAGCTTCCGGGCGGCTTCGGCTCTTCGTGGTCGGACATGTCCTATCAGGAGCAGGCCGCCGGATCCCAGACCTGGCTGCTCTATGCCGCGTCGCTGGTGTTCGTGTTCCTCTGCCTGGCTGCGCTGTACGAAAGCTGGTCCATCCCGATCTCGGTGATGCTCGCGGTGCCGGTGGGCATCGTCGGCGCATTGCTGGCGACCTGGCTGCGCGGGCTCTCGAACGACATCTACTTTCAGGTCGGCCTGCTGGCCACCATGGGGCTGGCTGCAAAGAACGGCATCCTGATCGTCGAGTTCGCGAAGGAACTGGAAGCCAAGGGCGTCTCCCTGGTGGAGGCCACCCTGCAGGCGGCGCGCCTGCGGCTGCGCCCGATCCTGATGACCTCGCTGGCCTTCATGCTCGGCGTGCTGCCGATGGTGATCGGCAGCGGCGCCGGCTCGGGCGGGCGCCATTCGCTGGGCACCGGCGTGCTCGGCGGCACGCTGTTTTCCACCGCCTTCGGCATCTTCTTCGTCCCGCTGTTCTACGTGGCCGTGCGTTCGCTCTTCCCGGGGCGCCGCGATGCCGCGGCACGTGCCCAGGAGGTGGAAGCATGA
- a CDS encoding efflux transporter outer membrane subunit: MKHLALPSLLATALLLGGCISMAPDYRQPEAPVATQWRDAPAAQVATADAATANTPVAETPWQDFFQDERLRRVIALALENNRDLRIAMLHIEKARAQYRIQRADLFPAITAGGSQSASRTPSSVSSSTSTSSSSSSASAVVSRQHSADVGFSSYELDLFGRIRSLTDEALQTFLATAETQRSTRLSLVAEVAGDWLTLAADRQRLALARQTLESQRESLRLTEHLHAQGTASGLDLAQIQSSVESARADVASYAAQVQQDRNALELIVGAAVPEEMLPPEEALKASVLLAQIPADMSSSVLLQRPDVLSAERSLKAANADIGAARAAFFPTISLTASTGFSSSQLAGLFGSGNRSWSFAPSISVPIFNAGSLRASLKVSEVERDVAVATYEKTIQTAFKETADALAVRATLQERLDAQQALVEATARSYRLSTARYRSGVDSYLDALDSQRSLYTAQQNLISLRLTESSNRVTLYKVLGGLADGRS; encoded by the coding sequence ATGAAGCACCTCGCCCTGCCCTCCCTGCTGGCGACCGCGCTGCTGCTCGGTGGTTGCATCAGCATGGCACCCGACTACCGGCAGCCCGAGGCCCCCGTGGCCACGCAATGGCGCGACGCACCGGCCGCACAAGTGGCCACCGCCGACGCGGCCACCGCGAACACGCCGGTCGCCGAGACTCCCTGGCAAGACTTCTTCCAGGACGAGCGCCTGCGCCGGGTGATCGCATTGGCGCTGGAAAACAACCGTGACCTGCGTATTGCCATGCTCCACATCGAGAAGGCGCGCGCGCAGTACCGCATCCAGCGGGCGGACCTGTTTCCCGCGATCACCGCCGGTGGCAGCCAGAGCGCCAGCCGGACGCCGTCGTCGGTCAGTTCGAGCACAAGCACGAGCTCCAGCAGCAGCTCGGCCAGCGCGGTCGTCAGCCGCCAGCACAGTGCCGACGTCGGGTTCAGCAGCTACGAGCTCGACCTGTTCGGGCGCATCCGCAGCCTGACGGACGAGGCCCTGCAGACCTTCCTGGCCACTGCGGAAACCCAGCGGAGCACGCGCCTGAGCCTGGTGGCGGAAGTGGCGGGCGACTGGCTGACGCTGGCGGCGGACCGGCAGCGGCTCGCCCTGGCGCGCCAGACCCTGGAGAGCCAGCGCGAATCGCTGCGGCTGACCGAGCACCTGCACGCGCAGGGCACGGCGTCCGGCCTGGACCTGGCGCAGATCCAGTCCAGTGTGGAAAGTGCCAGGGCCGATGTCGCCAGCTACGCCGCGCAGGTGCAGCAGGACCGCAACGCCCTGGAGCTGATCGTCGGCGCGGCGGTACCCGAAGAGATGCTGCCGCCGGAAGAAGCCCTGAAGGCATCCGTGCTGCTGGCGCAGATCCCCGCCGACATGTCCTCCTCGGTGCTGCTGCAGCGCCCCGACGTGCTGTCCGCGGAGCGCTCGCTGAAGGCCGCCAACGCGGACATCGGTGCGGCCCGCGCGGCGTTCTTTCCGACCATCTCGCTGACGGCATCGACCGGCTTCAGCAGCAGCCAGCTCGCGGGCCTGTTCGGCAGCGGCAACCGCAGCTGGTCGTTCGCGCCCAGCATCAGTGTGCCGATCTTCAATGCCGGCAGCCTGCGCGCTTCGCTCAAGGTGTCGGAGGTCGAACGCGACGTCGCGGTGGCCACCTACGAGAAGACCATCCAGACGGCATTCAAGGAGACAGCCGATGCCCTGGCCGTTCGCGCCACGCTGCAGGAACGCCTGGATGCGCAGCAGGCACTGGTGGAGGCGACGGCGCGCAGCTACAGGCTGTCCACGGCGCGCTATCGCAGTGGCGTCGACAGCTACCTCGACGCGCTGGATTCGCAGCGAAGCCTCTATACGGCGCAGCAGAACCTGATCTCGCTTCGGCTCACGGAGAGCAGCAATCGTGTCACGCTCTACAAGGTCCTTGGAGGCCTTGCAGACGGGAGAAGCTGA